The following are from one region of the Halalkalicoccus tibetensis genome:
- a CDS encoding glycosyltransferase, with translation MEAARHNRLVWMDDNFHHPPDWLATLNAAYEEYGPVSEVPYFVGRDLLSVVLEPLYASADSLGIYLGNQIWGGTIIFERDDIDEAAFLDELRRTISDDGFLMEYLQVATGGRTWIVPIGGNDPRDG, from the coding sequence ATGGAGGCCGCACGCCACAATCGTCTTGTCTGGATGGACGATAATTTCCACCATCCTCCGGACTGGCTGGCGACCCTCAACGCGGCCTACGAAGAGTATGGTCCAGTATCGGAGGTGCCGTACTTCGTTGGACGGGATCTCCTGTCAGTAGTACTCGAACCGCTGTATGCCTCGGCTGATTCACTAGGTATCTACCTCGGTAATCAGATCTGGGGCGGCACGATCATATTCGAGCGAGACGACATTGACGAGGCCGCATTTCTCGATGAGCTTCGGCGGACCATCAGCGACGACGGATTCCTCATGGAGTACCTCCAGGTGGCGACGGGTGGGCGAACGTGGATTGTCCCTATTGGGGGGAACGATCCGCGAGACGGTTG